The sequence TGAGCTATTCAATAAAGGGTGCGTCCGAAAAGATCGCGGTCGCATCAGGCTTTGTCGAGGTCAACGACAACAAGGTCGCGGTTCTGGTGGATACGGCCGAGACGGCGGATGAGGTCGATATTGACGGAGCGAGGTCATCGCGTCAGGAGGCAGAAAAAGCCATCTCAGCCGCCGGACAGCTCTCGGCCGAAGAATCAGAGGCGATGCGCGAAGCGGTAGTTCATGCCGACGCGCGGATCGCGATAGCGTCGGGAAAATGACGGACGACAGACAGTGACATTGATACGGGCCGGGCATCGAATAAGCGGATGCCCGGCCTTTTCCTTCTGCGACGGCTGTGCGGCCGACATAAGCATTGTGACATTAGGCGAATGATTTTTGTGCAAGTGGCCGCAAATCGGTTGACATCGGTTTGTAATGGTGCTACAAATACGACAGTTAGTATTCCATAGATTAATTACGACGCTACGGCGCGGTGTAATGACATTCGTTTGCCCGGCCGGAGAAAGGTAACTTTCACAGGAGGAGAAATTTTCATGTCCAGATCAAAGAGATCGTTACGGGGTGTGGCAGCAGCCACAGTCCTGATCGCAATAGCGACGATAGTTGCTGTTGGGTCTTTTGGCAGTTTCAACATATTCATGTCGCCGAGTGCGGCGGCAGCGGGCGATGCTACGGAATCGCGTGCGATCGCCGAGGCTCCGTTGGTACAGTTGTATGACAATGGTCCATTGATCACGCACGCAACGGGAGGCCCGGCCGGTGCGCCGGCATCGCGATTGCAGAGCACGTCACTGGGGTTGAACTCGATCGGGTTCACGGCGTCAGATGCGGGTGTATTCAGGATTGCGGACGATTTTACGGTGCCGGCTGGCGGTTGGAATGTAACGACGATAACACTGTATGGGTATCAGACAGGGTCAACGACGACGAGTACTTTCGACGTTGGCCGGATACAGATCTGGAATGGGGCCCCGAATGCGGGCGGATCGATCATTTTTGGGGACACGACGACGAACCGGATAGCGTCTACGGCGTTTTCGACGATCTACAGGGACACCGAGACTACCGTTGGAAATGCGACGCGGCCGATCATGAGCGTGGACGTTACGATCAATCAGACATTGGCGGCAGGAACGTATTGGATCGATTATCAACTTGGGGGGACGCTGGCTTCGGGGCCGTTCACTCCGCCGGTGACAATACTTGGCCAGACGGGCAAGCCGGGAGCTAATGCCCTGCAATGGAGTGGCACGGCATGGGTGGCTATTGATGACGGAGCGGCAGGTACGCAGCTACAGGACGTACCGTTCTTAGTGAATGGAACGGCCGGCGGCGGTGGAACACCAAGTCCGACGCCTCCGCCGGCATCACCGACGCCGAGCCCGAATCCGAGCCCGTCGCCATCGTGTACGCCGACGTCGATCACGGAAGGATTTGACACAGTGGTCGCAGGGCCTGTGCCGATCGCGGGATGGGCCGCCCAGAACAACAGCTCGCCGCTTGGCTCGACGAACTGGTTCCAGGGCAACAGTGCGGTATTCCCGTCACACGCCGGACTTCCGACAGCGTATATCGGTGCCAACTTTAACAACACGGCCGGAACGGGAACGATAAGCAACTGGCTGCTTACGCCTGCGGTGACGCTGCAGAATGGTGCTCAGATGACCTTCTGGACACGAGGTACCGGTTCAACATTCGCGGACCGCCTGCAGGTGAGGATGAGCACAAATGGTGCGAGCACGAACGTAGGGACGGCGGCGACAGACGTGGGTGACTTTACGAATCTGCTGCTGGACATCAACCCGACCTACACCCCGACGGGTTATCCGGCGATCTGGACACAGCAGACGGTGACGGTGACGGGCGTTGGGAGCCCGACATTGGGACGGTTTGCGTTCCGGTACTTTGTAGAGAATGGCGGGCCGACGGGAGCGAACAGCGACTATATCGGGATCGACACGTTCTCATACGGAGTGCCGTGCGGGCCTGTGCCGACACCGAGCCCGGGCGTGACGCCGACGCCATCGCCGACGCCTCCGCCGGCGACTCCTACCCCAACACCTCCGCCGGCAACGCCGACACCGACGCCTACACCTCCTCCGGGATGTGCGGGGCAGACATTCCCGGCGAGCGGGCTGCCGCTGTCGGTACCTGATGTTTCGTCGGTAAGCACGAACATCGTGGTATCGGGGCTGACGGGGACGCTGACATCAGCTCAGTTGAGAGACTGGACGTGGAGCGTGCCGCACACATGGGGCGGCGACATCAAGATGACGCTGCAGGCACCGAGCGGCGGGCCGACGGCGACGATCGTCGAGCGACGCGGCAATACGGTGTGTCCGCCGACGGGCGTAGGGTCATCGGCGAATCTGGTGGGGCCATACAACTTTGGCGACGGCTTCCCGAATACCTTCCACACGATCGCAGGAGACCCTGTCCCGGCGGGCAACTACTCAGCAAGCCAGTGCGTAACGACGCCGGGCGAAGCGGTATCGCTGAATACCATCTTTGGCGGGCCGGTGCGGCCGGCGGAAGACAGGCCGGGCCTTGAGGTCTTTGACGGCATGGCACCTGAGGCGGCTAACGGCACGTGGACACTGACGGTCAGTGACGGTGCCGGCGGAGACACGGGAACGATCGGAACGCTTAACCTCTGCCTCGTGGCAGGCGGCGGCGGATCGACACCAACGCCTACGCCGACACCACCGCCGGCAACGCCGAGCCCGACGCCGACACCGGGGCCGAGCCCGAGCTGTACACCGACGGTGATCTCTGAGGGCTTTGACACGATCACAGCGAACGTGCCGGGGCCGGGCTGGTTCGCACAGAACAACAGCACGACCGTGGGATCGACGACGTGGTTCCAGGGCAACAGTGCGGTATTCCCGTCACACTCGGGTGCTGCGACATCGTATATCGGTGCCAACTTTAACTCGACCACGGGAACGGGGACGATCAGCACATGGCTGCTGACACCGGCGGTGACGCTGCAAAACGGGGCTCAGATGACCTTCTGGACGCGGACGACGACCGCAAATACGTTCCCAGACCGCCTGCAGGTGAGGATGAGTACGAATGGTGCAAGCACGAATGTCGGATCGGGCCCGACCGGCCTGGGCGACTTTACGACGCTGCTGCTGGACATCAACCCGACGTATCAGACGGGAGGCGTATATCCTGAGGTCTGGACGCTGCAGACGGTGACGGTGACGGGCGTACCGAGCCCGACACTGGGACGCTTTGCGTTCCGGTACTTTGTTGAGAACGGCGGGCCGTCGGGATCTAACAGCAACTACATCGGCATCGACACGTTCGCCTACAATGCGCCGTGCGGGCCGGTGCCGACGCCGACGCCGGGTGTGACGCCGACGCCTCCGCCGCCGACACCGACGCCGACGCCTCCTCCGGGATGTGCGGGACAGACATTCCCGGCGACGGGGCTGCCGGTAGCACCGCCGGACAACGTACCGGCAGGCGTCAATGTGACGATCCCGGTATCGGGGCTGACGGGCACGCTGACATCAGCCCAGTTGAGAAACTGGACGTGGAGCCCGCTGCACACATGGGGCGGCGACATCAAGATGACGCTGCAGGCACCGAGCGGCGGGCCGACGGCGACGATCGTCGAGCGACGCGGCAATACGGTGTGTCCGCCGACGGGCGTAGGATCATCGAATGACCTTGTCGGGCCGTACAACTTTGGCGACGGGTTCCCGAACACGTTCCACACGGTGGCGGGCAATCCGGTCCCAGCGGGCGACTACTCAGCAAGCCAGTGCGTAACGACTCCGGGCGAGGCGGTATCGCTGAACACGATCTTTGGCGGGCCTGTCCGGCCGGCCCAGGATGACACCGGGCTTGCGGTATTCGAGGGGCTTGCGCCTGAGGCTGCCAACGGCAACTGGACGCTGAACATCAGCGACAATGCCGCGGGCGACACGGGAACGGTCACGGCCGTTAACCTGTGCCTCGTCACGGGCGGCGGCGGACCTTCGCCAACGCCAACGCCGATACCATCGCCGACGCCGGCATTCACGATCAGGTTTGTCCAGAACACCTATACTGAGGACGAATCGCAGACGGCGGTGATCGGGATCGTTCGCAATGGCGACCTGTCGGGCACGAACACGGTCAACTTTGCCACGTCAAACGGAACGGCGACGGGCGGAGCGGCACCGGGTGCGGGCATCGACTATCAGACGACAAGCACCAATGTCACCTTTAACCCGGGCGACACGCTCAAGACGGTGAACGTGCCGGTGTTTGGCGATACGCTTGCTGAGCCGACCGAGACGGTCAATCTGACGCTGACCGGCGTCGGGACACGGCTGCCTGAGGTCCAGAATGCGATACTGAACATCAACGACACGGCGACGCAGTTCCGTAACACTGCTGCGATCTGTACCAACCTCGGCACGGTCACGCTGCCGCCGTCAACGATAACGGTTGCGGGCGGGCCAAATCAGATCGGCAACCTGCGCGTGACGCTGTATGACCTCGAACATCAGCTGCCCGACAACCTCGACGTATTGCTCGTCGGGCCGACGGGAGCCAGGTTCGTCGTCATGGGCGATGCGGGCGGAGCGATACCGATACCGTCTAACAATACGGTGACGCTCAGCTTCCGTGATTACACGGCGGCGGTGCTGCCCAACTCAGGGCCGCTGGTGACGGGACAGACCGAGCCGACCACATGGGAATCGCCGGTGACTAACTTTACCGGGGCACCGGCTGGCCCGTATGTCGAGCCGGGACCGTCAGTCGGCGGGCCGGTGGGCGAGACGTTCTTCGGATCGTTTGGCTTTACCAACTCGAACGGCGTCTGGTCGCTCTATGTCAGGGATGACGGCGGAGTTCCGCTGGCACCGCCTGATGTGGTCACGGGCTGCTTCAACGGCGGATGGGGCATCGAATTCCAGCCTCGCACGGCGGCAAATGCGTCTATCTCAGGACGCGTGCTGACGGCCGGCGGACAGGGAATTCGCAATGCCGAGGTCGTCCTATCGGGCGGCACTCTGACCGAGCCGATGAGGGTGCAGACGGGCAGCTTTGGATACTATAACTTCCCGAGCCTTGAGAGTGGTCAAACATACATTCTCACGGTCAACTCGAGGCGGTTCATATTCGCTGTCCCGACCCAGGTGGTGTCGCTGACCGACAACATCGCGGATCTTGACTTCATCGCACTCGACGGCGAGGCGACGAATAACTAATCAGCTCCGCCACGACGCGGACATCAAGGGCGAGGCCTCGGGGCCTCGCTCTTTTCTTGTGAGCGGGGGAGATCAGAAGTCAGAAGTCAGAAGTGAGAAGTGAGAAGTGAGAAGTCAGAAGTGAGAAGTGAGAAGTGAGATGTGAGATGTGAGACGTGAGACGGCGGAAGTAAAGTCGTTCGCCTGAGCAATTTATGTGCGAAATTGCTTGACATTGGATTTAGAGGCGTTCATAATTTTCTCAATTCAGACCGAAAAGTAGTTTTTTTCGAATTTAGGCCCTAATAGTCAATGTCGAAAGCGAGGTGTTTGTCTCGCGTATCGGCACGAGACATGTAAATTTGCTGGTAAACCGAAAGGAAGAATTAAATCAGGAGCCGCCTGCCCCACAGGCAAAAAGTTATGTCTAAAAGCCAAAAGTCGTTTCGTCTAATCATCGTCAGCCTCGCGATCATCTCGATCTCGGCTCTAGCGTTCGCAGCCAATTGGGGCAGCGTTTCCGCGTGGTCGCTATTCAAGCCCACCACGACGGCGGCCAACGCGCCGTCCGGGCGCACAACTGCGCCTGCGGTGACCTCTGAGCAGGGCGATGTGATCAGCGTGACCCGAGTCCCGCTTGCACAGACTGACACGGGCGAAGGCGGCGGATCGCAGCCTGAGAGCGGCGGCAAGGTAGAGGTGCCACCTGCCGATCTCGGCTATGCACCGACTGGCTATGTGCCTGAGGTGATCAGCGGCAGCACGTATGTGTTCTCGAGCCTCTCGGGCGTCGCCCTTGAGGACATGTCGTCGGGGACGACAACCTTGATCGCTGCGGGGAGCGATGACGGCAACTCGACCCTGCAGAGTCTAGGCTTTACGTTTTTCTACGATGGGGTTCCTGCGACGAACTTTTCGGCAAACGCGAATGGCTTTGTTAAGATCGGGGCGACCGTTGTTTCTGGTTCGAACTTTACAAACGATCTTGATTCGACAACTCAATCTCCGAAGATCGCGGGCTTCTGGGACGACCTCTGCGTCGGCACGAATGGCCTTGTTCACTGGAAGGTGGTCGGCTCCGCGCCAAATCGCAGGGCGGTAGTTGAATTCCAGAACATGAAGATCACTCGGGCAACGGCACCGTCCGGGTGCTCGGCCGTCGGGGCCGGCACGTTTCAAATATGGCTGAACGAATCTGACGGAACGGGGACCGATCCGGGATCGATCCAGTTTGTCTATGGCGGCGGGATGACGGCAAGCAGTGACAGCGGTTATTCAGTCGGCCTGCAGTCGGGCGCGGCGACGAATTTCGCGGCAGTCACGACCTCGACCAACAGCGTATCGTATGTGACCGCAAATGATACGCAGACAGATGCGATCGCCAGCGGCACCTCATTTAAATTCACGCCGGGTGCGCCGTCGGCTCCGACAGGATTGACATTCTCAAATGTCAGGGCAGGCTCATTGCGGCTTAACTGGACGGATACATCGAGCAATGAGGTCGGCTTCCCGATCTATATTTCTCTCGATGGCGGAACTACATATTCTTACATTGGCTCGGCGGCCCCTAACGCGACATTTGTGGATATCACGGGCCTGACGGCAGCAACAAGCTATTTCTTCCAGGTTGCGGCAGCGACAGAGGGTGTCCAGAGCGCTCCGATCACGGGGAGCACGACCACCGCTGCGCCCATCTCGGGGACATACACGATCGGCTCGGCGGGCAACTATCCAAACTTCCTGACGGCCGTTTCGGATGTCAACGCCGGCGTCGCCGGGCCGGTGACGTTCAATGTGGCGGCGGGCGAATCATTCCCGGAGAATGGTACCTGTGTCACCGGCGGGTCGGCGGCGAATCCGGTCATTTTCCAGAGGAGCGGCGTCGGGGCCAACCCCGTGATCGTGCCGCCGGGCAGCGCGAGCACACAGGACGCGGGCATCTGTATCTTTACGGGCGATTACATCACGTTTGACGGTATTGACGTGCAGGTCCTGCCGGCGACTACCACGGTCGAGTACGGCGTACTGCATTATGGCAGCGGAACAAGCTCGAACGGGGCGAACAATAACACGGTCAAGAACGCGAAGATCGTGCTTAATCGCAGCAATACAAGCTCGATCGGCGTCCTCCATTCATGCGCGGGAGGAGCAACCTCGGCCGCCGGGACGAATAACAGCAACACCTTTGACAATCTCATAGTTGAGAACGCCTATCGAGGCATCAGTTTGGGAACCTCGACGCTCTGTTCGCCTACAGGATTCCCGGATGTGGGCAATCAGGTGACGGATTCGGTCGTCGGCGGGACAACTGCGAATGATATCGGCGGCGGGACGACCGGGACGCAGGGCATCCGAGCCCTGCAGCAGTCCGGGGTAATTATTTCCAATAATCTGGTCAGGAATGTCGGTGCTTCGGCGGCTGTGACCGACGGCATCTTTCTGGATGCTACGGTCGGCACCAGCGTGGTCAGCGGGAATATGGTCGATACGGTTCGGAACAACAGCACCACCTCGAGTGCGTCTGCGATCTACGGCATACGGTCAAATACCAGGGGCGCTACTGCGGGCGATGTCAATAACGTTGTCAACAACTTTGTTTGGAACATTGGCTCGGCATTTACGGGTACAGCAACGGCAACGCGGCAGATCAAGGGGATATGGCTGCAGTCAGGCGGCAGCGGTGTGGGGGACTTTCACAACGTCCACAACAATACCGTGCGGATCGACGGTTCGTCATCACCTAATGTTTCGAGTTCCGCGTTTGGCCACGGTACGACCTCAGGCCCCATCTATAATGTCAGGAACAATATCTTTGCAAATGTGACCGGTCCGCAAACCGCTCCGGCAAAACACATTGCGTGGGACTCAACCGCCTTGGCATCAATTGGTGCGGCCGGCTCGTTGTCAGACTATAACGATCTGTATATAGCTGACGCCACACAGGGCTTTGTCGGTATCGGAAGCGCGACAAATTACGCTACCCTTGGCGACTGGCAGACGGCGATGACCGGCCAGGATGTGAACAGCATCTCAGCCGACCCGATCTTTGCTTCAGCAACAAATCTTCACATCTTCCCGACATCGGCTGCAAGGAATGCCGGAACGACGATAGCGACGGTGCCGGACGACATTGACGGCGAGGCGCGGCCGTCGGCTCTTGGCGGAGTCGATTACGATATCGGTGCTGACGAATTCTACGCAACGCCGGGAACGGTCGAGTACAGCGCGACGAGCTATACGACGCTCGAGGGAACGGTGGCGACCATTACGGTAAACCGCGTGAATGGCTTCTCAGGGGCGATCTCTATCGATTATTCGACGGGCGGCGGCACGGCGACGGCCGGCGCGGCATGCGGCGGTGCGGTCGATTATGTAACCACGGCCGGGACATTGAACTGGGCCGATCTGGATGTGACGCCTCAGACGTTTACGGTCACCACCTGCGGTGACGCGGTCGTTGATAATGATTTCGTCAATCTCACGCTGGCAAATCCGATCGGCGGAACGAGCGTATCGGGAACAAATCCGGTCCCGCTAAATATCACCAATAACCCGCCGGGAACGGTCCAGTTCAACTCGCTGAACTTCACGGGTGCCGAGGGCACATCGGCGACGATCACCGCTACACGAACGGGCGGTTCAGGCGGCGCGCTGACTGTAGATTACGCAACCAGCAGCGGCGTCGGGCCGGGAGCGGCAATCGGCGGCGCGGCATGCACGACGGGGATCGACTTTATCAACGCATCGGGAACGCTGATGTGGGGCGACCTCGATACCGCGGACAAGACATTTACGGTCACGCTCTGCACAGACGGCGATTCTGAGGGCCCGCAGACCGCAGGCCTGACGCTGTCAAACGTATCGGCAGGCGGCACGATCGGGGCGAACAATCCGGCGACGCTGACGATCACGGATCTTGCACCTTTCTGCAACACGGACGGGCCTATAATGATCCCGAACCCGTCACCATCACCGGCTCCGGCCAACACTCCGGGATCGCCTTACCCATCGACGGTCACAGTATCAGGGGCTGTCGGCACGATCAGCGATATATCGGTGACGTTCAATAACTTCACGCATACGTTCGCAACGGATATTGACCTGCTTCTGGTGGGCCCGGGCGGTGAGACATTCGTCCTCTTCTCGGATGCCAGCAGTTTCGCGGGGCTTGATACGGCCGTTTCCTTTACGCTGGCCGACAGCGGCATCGCTGTGCCCACGGTAGGAAACCTTGTCAACGGCGCTGTTTATCTGCCTACGGATGTAACGACAGGCGATACGTTTTCGGCACCTGCACCTGCGGGGCCATATAACAGCCCGGCCCCGGGCGGTGCGGCGACGTTTGCCAGCGTATTTGGCGGGACGAACCCGAACGGCGTATGGTCGCTCTACTCAATGGATGATGCCGGCGGCGACCTCGGCAGCCTGGGAAGCTGGTGCCTGAATATCACGACGGTCGCGGACACCAATCTGCCGACGGTGGTGATCAACACGAATCCGCCGAATCCGAGCATCAGCGGCAACGCTACGTTTACCTTCAGCGGCGGCGACACGCTGGCGCCTGAGGCCATCGCACGCTTTGAGTGCAGCCTTGACAGTGCTCCGTGGACGACGTGCACATCGCCGATCAACTACACGGGCCTCGCGGCCGGAATGCACAACTTCCAGGTGCGCGCCGTTGACAACTCAAACAACGTAAGTGCTCCGGCAAGCTATAGCTGGCTGGTCGATCCGCCGCCGGGATGCGTTATCCCGCCGAGCGGGATGGCGGCGTGGTGGTCGGGCGAGGGCAACCTCAATGACCGGACCGCGAATGCCAATAACGGCGTCAACTCGGGCGTGACCTTTACGCCGACGGGCAAGGTGTTTCAGGCGATGACGTTTAACGGTGTCAATGCGTTCTTTAACGCACCGGCGAGCGCGAGCCTCGATTTAGGCGGAGCGGGAGCACACCCGACGACGCCGGGCATGTCAGCTGACGCGTGGTTCAAGCCGGGCGGCTTTGCCGGCGGCCAGCCGATCATTGAGTGGGGCAACTCATCCTATGTCGGTGCCCACTTCTGGCATTCGGTGACCTACGGCGGAGCGAACGGGCCGGCCGACCTGTATCTGAACATCGTTGATACACTTGGTTCGAGCCATATTGCCTACACGAATCCGAACATCCTGACGGCGGGCGTTTATTCGCATGTCGCGTTCACATTTGACCAGGCGTCGGGCGATGTCCGCTTCTATGTGGACGGCGTGCCGCAGCTTATCGGCGCGAATGGCGGGCCTGTAGGCGGCGGTTCGGGAACAGACACGACGGCGAACCTCGGAACGGGCTTTACGCCGCAGACGACCTATCCGGTATATGTCGGCAAACGCCCGAATGGCGGCCCGGTGCTCAACGGCACGCTCGATGAGATCGAGATCTTTAACCGTGCGCTGACGGCGACCGAGGTTGAGGACATTTTTGACGCCGACTCGACGGGCAAGTGCACCGGCACGGTCGAATTCAGCTCGGCGACCTACTCGGCCAGCGAGGGCGCCGGAACGGCGACCCTGACGGTGACCCGCACGGGCGGAACCGACACGCCCGCAACGGCGACCGTAGCGACCGGCGGCGGCGACGCCACGGCAAGCGCGGACGGCGTATGCGATCCGGGCGAGGATTATCTCTCGACGACGCAGGTGCTCAATTTTGGCATCGGCGTAACGAGCCAGCCATTCCCGGTGACGCTCTGCGACGACGCGGTATTTGAACTCAGCGAGACCTTTGACTCGTCGATCCAACTGACGACGGGCCAGGCCGGCATCGGCACGCCGAATGTGGCGACGACCACAATTACCGACGACGATCCGATCCCGACCTATACGATCACGGCGGCGACGAGCGAAAATGAGAGCGATCCGCCAAATACGTCGTCACACGCATTTACCGTGACCAAGGTCGGCTCTACGACACAGACGCATACGGTCGATTACCGTGTCAATGACGGCACGGCGACCACGGCCGATAATGACTATGTCGATCAGTGTGGGACGCTGACATTCCCGCCGACAGGGCCAAACTCGACGACGCAGACCATCACGGTCGTCGTCAACGGCGACTATGCGAATGAGCCGGATGAGACCTTTGAGGTAGAGCTTGGCAGCGGCTGCGGCCCGAGGCCGGGCCCCGAGCTGGGCGGCCCGACAGGTACCGGAACGATCGTCAATGACGACTTCCCGTATCCGACGTTTACGGTTGACGATGTGACGCTCAACGAGGGACACGTCGGGACGACGTCGTTCGACTTTACCGTGACTAAGGTCGGCCCGACCAATCAGGTCACCTCAGTCGGCTATCAGACCGCAGACGGCACGGGAACAATTGCCAACAGCGACTATCAGGCGAACTGCGGCGTGCTGACCTTCCCGGTCAGCGGAGCAGGCTCGACCACGCAGACGGTGACGGTGCTCGTCAATGGCGATACGACCTTTGAGCCGGATGAGACATTTACGCTGCAATTGCGCGATCCCATGCTGCCGTGCAGACCGGCACCGCCGACAGGCCCACAGGGGCCGGCGACCGCCCCCGAGCGCACGACGATCGTACCGGGCAGCACGCAGGCCGATCCGACGGGCGGCAGCTCGTTTACAAATGCCGAGGGCATCACGCCGCAGGCGAGCGGCCCCGGTATTCTGCCGATGACGGCCGTGCCTGAATTGGCATGTGCAGCGCTGATCACGCACTCGACGTCGCAGACGATTACGGCGCTTAACTCGATCTCGTGTAATAGCGGCCTCGGGCATACGAACAACAGCTACTGGCGAGAATTTACGCTTGCATCCTTTGGCGTCGGCCCGACCGACACATATAACGTAACGTCGGTAGATATCGGCGTAGAAGAGGCGGATGCGGGCTCGGGCACGACACAGCCGCTCACTGTCAACCTTTACGCGAGCAGCGGGACCGCGGCGGCAACCTGGCCTGGGTCCCTGACACTGCTGGCGACACAGCCGGTCGTTGTGAGTGACCAGACAGGCACGATCCTCAATGTGCCGATCGCGGCATCGGTCCCGCCGGGGACGGTGTCACTTGTGATGGAGGTCTTTACCCCGTCGGGCCAGCCAAACAACGTTTTCTTCTTTAT is a genomic window of Chloracidobacterium sp. containing:
- a CDS encoding choice-of-anchor J domain-containing protein, which codes for MSKSQKSFRLIIVSLAIISISALAFAANWGSVSAWSLFKPTTTAANAPSGRTTAPAVTSEQGDVISVTRVPLAQTDTGEGGGSQPESGGKVEVPPADLGYAPTGYVPEVISGSTYVFSSLSGVALEDMSSGTTTLIAAGSDDGNSTLQSLGFTFFYDGVPATNFSANANGFVKIGATVVSGSNFTNDLDSTTQSPKIAGFWDDLCVGTNGLVHWKVVGSAPNRRAVVEFQNMKITRATAPSGCSAVGAGTFQIWLNESDGTGTDPGSIQFVYGGGMTASSDSGYSVGLQSGAATNFAAVTTSTNSVSYVTANDTQTDAIASGTSFKFTPGAPSAPTGLTFSNVRAGSLRLNWTDTSSNEVGFPIYISLDGGTTYSYIGSAAPNATFVDITGLTAATSYFFQVAAATEGVQSAPITGSTTTAAPISGTYTIGSAGNYPNFLTAVSDVNAGVAGPVTFNVAAGESFPENGTCVTGGSAANPVIFQRSGVGANPVIVPPGSASTQDAGICIFTGDYITFDGIDVQVLPATTTVEYGVLHYGSGTSSNGANNNTVKNAKIVLNRSNTSSIGVLHSCAGGATSAAGTNNSNTFDNLIVENAYRGISLGTSTLCSPTGFPDVGNQVTDSVVGGTTANDIGGGTTGTQGIRALQQSGVIISNNLVRNVGASAAVTDGIFLDATVGTSVVSGNMVDTVRNNSTTSSASAIYGIRSNTRGATAGDVNNVVNNFVWNIGSAFTGTATATRQIKGIWLQSGGSGVGDFHNVHNNTVRIDGSSSPNVSSSAFGHGTTSGPIYNVRNNIFANVTGPQTAPAKHIAWDSTALASIGAAGSLSDYNDLYIADATQGFVGIGSATNYATLGDWQTAMTGQDVNSISADPIFASATNLHIFPTSAARNAGTTIATVPDDIDGEARPSALGGVDYDIGADEFYATPGTVEYSATSYTTLEGTVATITVNRVNGFSGAISIDYSTGGGTATAGAACGGAVDYVTTAGTLNWADLDVTPQTFTVTTCGDAVVDNDFVNLTLANPIGGTSVSGTNPVPLNITNNPPGTVQFNSLNFTGAEGTSATITATRTGGSGGALTVDYATSSGVGPGAAIGGAACTTGIDFINASGTLMWGDLDTADKTFTVTLCTDGDSEGPQTAGLTLSNVSAGGTIGANNPATLTITDLAPFCNTDGPIMIPNPSPSPAPANTPGSPYPSTVTVSGAVGTISDISVTFNNFTHTFATDIDLLLVGPGGETFVLFSDASSFAGLDTAVSFTLADSGIAVPTVGNLVNGAVYLPTDVTTGDTFSAPAPAGPYNSPAPGGAATFASVFGGTNPNGVWSLYSMDDAGGDLGSLGSWCLNITTVADTNLPTVVINTNPPNPSISGNATFTFSGGDTLAPEAIARFECSLDSAPWTTCTSPINYTGLAAGMHNFQVRAVDNSNNVSAPASYSWLVDPPPGCVIPPSGMAAWWSGEGNLNDRTANANNGVNSGVTFTPTGKVFQAMTFNGVNAFFNAPASASLDLGGAGAHPTTPGMSADAWFKPGGFAGGQPIIEWGNSSYVGAHFWHSVTYGGANGPADLYLNIVDTLGSSHIAYTNPNILTAGVYSHVAFTFDQASGDVRFYVDGVPQLIGANGGPVGGGSGTDTTANLGTGFTPQTTYPVYVGKRPNGGPVLNGTLDEIEIFNRALTATEVEDIFDADSTGKCTGTVEFSSATYSASEGAGTATLTVTRTGGTDTPATATVATGGGDATASADGVCDPGEDYLSTTQVLNFGIGVTSQPFPVTLCDDAVFELSETFDSSIQLTTGQAGIGTPNVATTTITDDDPIPTYTITAATSENESDPPNTSSHAFTVTKVGSTTQTHTVDYRVNDGTATTADNDYVDQCGTLTFPPTGPNSTTQTITVVVNGDYANEPDETFEVELGSGCGPRPGPELGGPTGTGTIVNDDFPYPTFTVDDVTLNEGHVGTTSFDFTVTKVGPTNQVTSVGYQTADGTGTIANSDYQANCGVLTFPVSGAGSTTQTVTVLVNGDTTFEPDETFTLQLRDPMLPCRPAPPTGPQGPATAPERTTIVPGSTQADPTGGSSFTNAEGITPQASGPGILPMTAVPELACAALITHSTSQTITALNSISCNSGLGHTNNSYWREFTLASFGVGPTDTYNVTSVDIGVEEADAGSGTTQPLTVNLYASSGTAAATWPGSLTLLATQPVVVSDQTGTILNVPIAASVPPGTVSLVMEVFTPSGQPNNVFFFIGSNALGQTGPGYIQAADCGVLVPTDLAGIGFPSMNMVMNVNGSCGIPPTPTPSPTPVMYDSGTGNIINDDGAPTITISDFSHKEEHVGTFPFTFDVTKTGATASPVTVDFTTMDGIGLLGAKIADNDYIFNSGTLTFPPSMTTDVQTITVQVVGDTTFEGDETYTVELSNASGATISDGTGLGTITNDDFCAPAPFSNTTPIEIPASPNDQGPANPYPSDITVSGLMGTVGKVTVTLNGFGHVFPDDADLLLVGPGGQSAIIMSDVGGNFPVTGLNITLDGDAVSPLPDSSALTSGTYQPSNYAPADTFPAPAPAGPYGGAFNVFNGTAPNGTWSLYVVDDGGGDVGGITGGWSLSIAATTCPLPTPTPTPTPTPTPTPTPPTPTPTPTPPTPTPTPTPTETPTPTPSPTPSPTPVIWAVDDDGMAVPGNCDDPNPTFNTIQTAVNAASAGDIVQVCPGLFPEMVNVNKTLSVQGAQFGIDGRTRTGIPNPAVETIVSGNAGSTAVFVTADEVTWDGFVVTGNTNVNLFGAGVYIQPGVSGTEFRNNVVQDNIIGLYPANDSAASPLIIEHNLFRNNNNPGAASGHAIYSDQYTAGPVNTNILIDENDFVGNNGPGVNFASNQAGTVSNVTVSNNYLRGNGNGILFDSGTDGAIISGNMVADSPFTQIGVFSSDNVTITCNTVFNGGARGIRVEDFGGGPATGVVINGNRIEGNATSGLTVAAGGHTGPVNAENNYWGSPTGPTHAGNPGGTGDAVIDPDGVVDYTPFLTAPDPCSPPPPCDGVTSYTGPAVVVPDDTPAGVDVVLPVSGMGFIGDLDFRFDGSAPSADPTSTTVGMNHGWVGDLKFTLTSPQGTSVTFFDRPGVPLDFTGCSNNNLQLLTLDDEAGSPVETACAGPGPNGDPNLAFPSGSFTPNNPLSAFDGENPNGNWTLNVSDNEGSDTGAIRAFSLVITASCPVPSPTPTPTPTPTPSPVETPTPTPTPTPVETPTPTPSPSPSPSCPPGGNTTSYAGTGVGPIPDNSPLPAGLDVTFTVSGLPPGAPTNVEVDMSFQPIHTWAGDVDVELRGPGGSPVHVLFASTGATTPTGFGDSSDLAGPYTFADSAAGINWWLEAFNQAGGVALTSGSYRTTQAGPQATNNNSPVTNMTAAFGSVADPNGTWTLHFSDNGGGDTGAVSAATLRLTTAGIGCPTPTPTPTPPPASPTPTPSPVETPTPTPNPSPSCTPTVISEGFDTITANVPGPGWFAQNNSTTVGSTTWFQGNSAVFPSHSGAPTSYIGANFNSTTGTGTISTWLLTPAVTLQDGAQMTFWTRTATASPFPDRLQVRMSTNGASTNVGTGPTGLGDFTTAAARHQPDVSDGRRIS